A single region of the Chelmon rostratus isolate fCheRos1 chromosome 5, fCheRos1.pri, whole genome shotgun sequence genome encodes:
- the nr2f1a gene encoding nuclear receptor subfamily 2 group F member 1-A, with protein MAMVVSVWRDPQEDVAGGPPSGPNPAAQPAREQQAASAAPHTPQTPSQPGPPSTPGTAGDKGSQNSGQSQQHIECVVCGDKSSGKHYGQFTCEGCKSFFKRSVRRNLTYSCRANRNCPIDQHHRNQCQYCRLKKCLKVGMRREAVQRGRMPPTQPNPGQYALTNGDPLNGHCYLSGYISLLLRAEPYPTSRYGSQCMQPNNIMGIENICELAARLLFSAVEWARNIPFFPDLQITDQVSLLRLTWSELFVLNAAQCSMPLHVAPLLAAAGLHASPMSADRVVAFMDHIRIFQEQVEKLKTLHVDSAEYSCLKAIVLFTSDACGLSDAAHIESLQEKSQCALEEYVRSQYPNQPSRFGKLLLRLPSLRTVSSSVIEQLFFVRLVGKTPIETLIRDMLLSGSSFNWPYMSIQ; from the exons ATGGCAATGGTAGTTAGCGTCTGGCGAGATCCGCAGGAAGACGTGGCCGGAGGACCTCCGAGCGGCCCCAACCCAGCAGCGCAGCCGGCGAGGGAGCAGCAGGCGGCGTCGGCGGCGCCGCACACTCCGCAGACCCCCAGCCAGCCGGGACCCCCGTCCACACCAGGGACCGCCGGGGACAAGGGGAGTCAAAATTCTGGACAGAGTCAGCAGCATATTGAATGTGTGGTTTGCGGAGACAAATCGAGCGGCAAACACTATGGCCAGTTCACCTGCGAGGGATGCAAAAGTTTCTTCAAGAGGAGTGTACGGAGGAACTTAACATACTCATGTCGTGCCAATAGGAACTGTCCCATTGACCAGCACCACCGAAATCAGTGCCAATACTGCCGGCTGAAGAAGTGTTTAAAAGTGGGAATGCGGCGGGAAG cGGTTCAGCGAGGACGAATGCCTCCAACCCAGCCCAACCCAGGCCAGTACGCGCTGACGAACGGGGACCCTCTGAATGGCCACTGCTATCTGTCCGGATACATCTCGTTATTGCTGCGGGCCGAGCCTTATCCGACGTCCCGGTACGGGAGCCAGTGCATGCAGCCCAACAATATCATGGGCATCGAGAACATCTGCGAGCTGGCGGCTCGTTTGCTCTTCAGCGCCGTGGAGTGGGCGAGAAACATCCCTTTCTTTCCCGACCTGCAGATCACCGACCAGGTGTCCCTTCTCAGGCTGACGTGGAGCGAGTTGTTTGTGCTTAACGCAGCCCAGTGCTCCATGCCTCTGCATGTGGCCCCTCTGCTCGCCGCGGCGGGCCTCCACGCCTCCCCGATGTCCGCGGACCGAGTCGTGGCTTTCATGGATCACATCCGGATCTTCCAGGAGCAAGTGGAGAAGCTTAAGACCCTGCACGTAGACTCGGCAGAGTACAGCTGCCTCAAGGCCATCGTGCTTTTTACATCAG acGCTTGCGGCCTGTCGGACGCTGCTCACATCGAGAGCCTACAGGAGAAATCCCAGTGCGCCCTGGAGGAGTACGTGAGGAGCCAGTACCCGAACCAGCCCAGCCGCTTTGGGAAGCTCCTGCTGCGGCTGCCCTCTCTGCGCACCGTCTCATCGTCGGTAATCGAGCAGCTGTTTTTCGTCCGCTTGGTAGGTAAAACTCCTATTGAAACCCTCATCAGGGATATGCTATTATCCGGGAGCAGCTTCAACTGGCCTTACATGTCCATCCAATGA